Proteins found in one Leptospira neocaledonica genomic segment:
- a CDS encoding DUF445 domain-containing protein gives MQSFDSVHGTTIEIISILVTCSFVGWITNYIAVQMIFYPIRFRGYGILGWQGIIPRHSQKMAGLISDVMMERLIRPYDLYKKIDPVQISDLIRDRIGEKSSSIVKELFFADNPVIWSMVPEEAKQILEKEIREDIPKKIEEIYTSFGKNLESILGIGDLIKESLSGENANVLSEIFRRCGGPEFRFIVRSGIYFGFLIGCIQVLFIAYLNQWWTMPIMGVFVGYITNWLAILMIFSPLQPKNFLFFKYQGLFLKRQIDVSREFASVVASKILDPESLIGVIFKGKGGDLIITELLSKSKELMDEKLKKKIPYASLILGSKKLEELKEKIANSILELVPETADKMKDYIEERLEIEKLVFENLSILPPEEFEHLLHSVFKEDEPTLISLGAFLGGIAGCIQAYLVFIK, from the coding sequence ATGCAATCTTTCGATTCAGTTCACGGTACAACGATCGAGATCATTTCGATTTTGGTCACCTGCTCATTTGTGGGTTGGATCACAAACTATATCGCTGTTCAAATGATTTTTTACCCGATTAGGTTCAGAGGTTACGGAATATTAGGCTGGCAAGGAATCATTCCAAGGCATTCTCAGAAAATGGCAGGGCTTATTTCGGATGTGATGATGGAAAGATTGATCCGACCTTATGATCTGTATAAAAAGATAGACCCGGTACAAATTTCAGATCTGATCCGAGATAGGATCGGAGAGAAATCATCTTCTATAGTCAAAGAACTATTTTTTGCAGACAATCCAGTGATCTGGTCCATGGTTCCGGAAGAAGCAAAACAAATTTTAGAAAAAGAGATTCGCGAAGATATTCCGAAAAAGATAGAAGAAATTTATACTTCTTTCGGCAAGAACCTGGAAAGTATATTAGGTATTGGTGATTTAATAAAAGAGTCCCTTTCGGGAGAGAATGCAAATGTCCTTTCGGAAATTTTCAGAAGATGTGGAGGTCCTGAATTTAGATTTATCGTTCGTTCCGGAATCTATTTCGGGTTTTTGATTGGATGTATCCAAGTCTTGTTCATCGCATATTTAAACCAATGGTGGACCATGCCCATCATGGGAGTTTTTGTAGGTTATATTACTAACTGGCTGGCGATCCTTATGATCTTCTCTCCATTGCAGCCTAAAAACTTTTTATTTTTCAAATACCAAGGACTTTTCTTAAAAAGACAGATAGATGTTTCCAGAGAATTTGCATCTGTGGTAGCTTCCAAAATTTTAGATCCCGAAAGTTTGATAGGAGTGATCTTCAAAGGGAAAGGAGGAGACTTGATCATTACGGAACTTCTTTCCAAATCCAAAGAATTGATGGATGAGAAATTAAAGAAAAAAATCCCATATGCTTCTTTGATTTTAGGCTCTAAAAAGTTAGAAGAATTGAAGGAGAAGATCGCAAATTCTATTCTAGAACTGGTGCCTGAAACTGCAGACAAAATGAAAGATTATATCGAAGAGAGATTAGAGATCGAAAAATTGGTCTTCGAAAATTTAAGTATACTACCTCCGGAAGAATTCGAACATCTTTTGCATTCAGTCTTTAAAGAAGATGAGCCTACCCTGATTAGTTTAGGCGCATTTCTTGGTGGTATCGCTGGTTGTATCCAAGCATATCTTGTTTTTATAAAGTAG
- a CDS encoding LIC_10042 family TonB-like protein, producing the protein MGSRVSFFISLSFHAVLFLSYYLIRNLNPENFSEQIKLSLSKGQIPSLHFSLPKNPGEGPDISSNSGLAGTPEAEIERFKNEIHFPPEALEQRLESDCSWEVMIGANGVAKRITTIKPCKYKVFETHFKRSVSSWKFQLPEGNIIIIPVSFRIESDE; encoded by the coding sequence ATGGGGTCCAGGGTTTCTTTTTTCATTTCTCTCTCTTTTCATGCGGTTCTATTTTTATCTTACTATTTGATCCGAAATCTGAACCCTGAAAATTTTTCGGAACAGATTAAACTCAGTCTTAGCAAGGGACAGATTCCAAGCTTACATTTTTCACTCCCTAAAAATCCAGGAGAAGGCCCAGATATTTCTTCTAACTCCGGCCTTGCAGGAACACCGGAGGCAGAGATTGAAAGATTTAAAAACGAGATCCATTTTCCTCCGGAAGCCTTGGAACAAAGATTGGAATCCGATTGTTCATGGGAAGTTATGATCGGAGCCAACGGAGTCGCTAAACGAATCACCACTATCAAACCATGCAAATATAAGGTTTTCGAGACACATTTTAAAAGATCGGTTTCTAGCTGGAAATTTCAACTACCGGAAGGAAACATCATAATTATTCCGGTATCCTTTCGTATTGAATCAGATGAGTGA
- a CDS encoding UpxY family transcription antiterminator — MSESFKSWYAIYTNSRTEKKVALELSKKGITQYLPIISTKKQWSDRIKTVLVPVFPSYVFVKIDIRTEKLKVLETSGVVRFVSIGETPLVIEENDIETIRQLVTEYPDRIKIEREKMLAPGKKVLIRSGPFKDRKARVVRKGSKSSIFVSISGMDTTVSLELDSELLETDEEN; from the coding sequence ATGAGTGAATCTTTTAAATCATGGTATGCAATTTATACCAACTCCAGAACAGAGAAGAAGGTAGCGTTAGAACTTTCGAAAAAGGGAATAACCCAATACTTGCCGATTATCTCGACCAAAAAACAATGGTCTGATCGGATTAAAACTGTTCTGGTACCTGTTTTTCCTTCTTATGTATTCGTAAAAATTGATATAAGAACAGAAAAGCTAAAAGTCCTGGAGACCTCAGGAGTAGTAAGATTCGTTTCGATTGGGGAAACTCCTCTTGTAATCGAAGAGAACGATATCGAGACAATCCGCCAGCTTGTAACCGAGTATCCGGATAGGATCAAAATCGAAAGGGAAAAGATGCTGGCTCCGGGTAAAAAGGTACTGATCAGAAGTGGACCTTTTAAAGATAGAAAGGCCAGAGTAGTTCGAAAAGGAAGTAAATCGTCTATTTTTGTTTCTATTTCCGGAATGGATACTACGGTATCCTTGGAATTGGATTCGGAACTATTGGAAACGGACGAGGAGAATTAG
- a CDS encoding KpsF/GutQ family sugar-phosphate isomerase: protein MGNTLDKVKKALDTEIEAILHFRENLDPNVEKAVELIFQSKGKVIVTGVGKSGDVGKKIASTLSSTGTPSYFLHPSDAAHGDAGILAQGDVVIAIGKSGESEELLNLLPTIKSIGAKLVGLTANPQSRLALDCDIVILTPVLKEACPLELAPTSSTTIALMLGDAIAMALMELRNFQKEDFALYHPAGRLGKRLSLKVDDVMRKGDKLAKVNSDASLEEVLSEITTKLVGATGVVDPNGKLIGFVTDYDIRRLLNAGKLDKSIKAKELMNPKPTVFESGIMAYDVLQSMERREKPISVAPIVSNNGTLLGIVSIHDLLQKGL, encoded by the coding sequence GTGGGAAATACATTAGATAAAGTTAAAAAAGCTTTGGACACCGAGATCGAAGCAATCCTTCATTTTAGAGAGAACCTAGATCCAAATGTTGAAAAAGCGGTAGAGCTGATCTTCCAATCCAAAGGTAAGGTAATCGTAACCGGTGTTGGAAAGTCGGGAGACGTAGGTAAAAAGATCGCATCTACGTTATCTTCTACAGGGACTCCTTCTTATTTTCTTCATCCATCCGATGCAGCGCATGGTGATGCAGGAATTTTAGCACAAGGCGACGTTGTCATCGCAATCGGTAAGAGCGGAGAAAGCGAAGAATTACTCAACCTTCTTCCTACCATAAAAAGTATAGGTGCCAAATTGGTAGGATTAACTGCGAACCCTCAATCCAGATTGGCCTTGGACTGTGATATTGTAATCTTAACTCCTGTATTAAAAGAAGCATGTCCTCTTGAACTTGCACCAACTTCCAGTACAACAATCGCATTGATGTTGGGAGATGCGATCGCAATGGCATTGATGGAACTTAGAAATTTCCAGAAAGAGGATTTTGCATTATATCATCCTGCTGGAAGACTTGGAAAAAGATTATCCCTGAAAGTCGACGATGTAATGAGAAAGGGAGACAAACTTGCAAAGGTAAACTCCGATGCAAGTTTAGAAGAAGTTCTTTCCGAGATCACAACTAAACTCGTGGGCGCAACAGGAGTTGTAGATCCAAACGGTAAATTGATCGGATTCGTAACAGATTACGATATTAGAAGATTATTAAACGCAGGGAAGCTCGACAAATCCATCAAAGCAAAGGAATTGATGAACCCAAAACCGACCGTATTCGAAAGCGGAATCATGGCTTATGATGTTTTACAATCCATGGAAAGAAGAGAAAAGCCTATTTCAGTAGCGCCAATTGTTTCCAATAATGGAACCTTGCTTGGTATCGTTTCTATCCACGACCTTTTACAAAAAGGACTTTGA
- a CDS encoding type I 3-dehydroquinate dehydratase, with translation MSQNDSQKIRIILTLNEEEFFGLKILPEADFLEIRLDQFHSGKDTPEKILVKIKELNASCVFTYRQPEDSSLQSLGVWNRENIAPLLSGLESGKHYIDLELDKDNPVFNGIDEDRFGIIRSVHSFSGIPDFEELLFFLRPVAEEVLATVKSDLPFQRIFKIAALPKNKDESEEFQHSALKLSKLCAKQNIPIGFCGILMGESGKEFRIFPEKIGSQFTYCCLGEPKAPGQVDLETVLSKRK, from the coding sequence ATGAGCCAAAACGACTCTCAAAAAATACGGATCATTCTTACCTTGAATGAAGAAGAGTTTTTTGGACTAAAAATTCTTCCGGAGGCCGATTTTTTAGAGATCCGTTTGGACCAATTCCATTCCGGCAAGGATACCCCGGAAAAAATCCTAGTTAAAATAAAAGAACTAAACGCATCTTGCGTATTCACTTATAGGCAACCGGAAGATTCTAGTCTGCAAAGTCTAGGGGTTTGGAATCGGGAAAACATTGCACCTTTGCTTTCCGGATTAGAATCAGGAAAACATTATATAGATCTGGAACTGGACAAGGATAATCCTGTGTTTAACGGAATTGACGAAGATCGTTTCGGGATCATTCGTTCCGTACATAGTTTTTCAGGAATTCCCGATTTCGAAGAATTATTATTTTTCTTACGACCCGTTGCAGAAGAAGTTTTAGCGACTGTTAAGTCTGATCTTCCTTTCCAAAGGATTTTTAAGATAGCAGCACTTCCTAAGAACAAGGACGAATCTGAGGAATTCCAACATTCTGCTTTAAAACTTTCAAAACTTTGTGCTAAACAGAATATTCCAATCGGCTTCTGCGGGATTTTAATGGGAGAATCCGGAAAAGAATTCAGGATCTTTCCTGAAAAAATAGGATCTCAATTTACTTATTGTTGTTTGGGAGAACCGAAGGCCCCAGGCCAAGTGGATTTGGAAACGGTCCTTTCTAAAAGAAAATAA